In Paenibacillus sp. BIC5C1, a genomic segment contains:
- a CDS encoding FusB/FusC family EF-G-binding protein, producing MSTPFIRNHQYNLIKRQAEFVRKTVQSAADRRVLETVRYSAATNIIDAFTDLTEDQQQMLEQISSLETTDDFQRYMKALEPYLELYPPITLKQIQKLFPKNKKMKMPDLQSIDFRYVTYLSWVDIATNKLFVVYPFEGQFIGIEGRITPTHKKGYCLFCNRHQELAFFTVKTKNALPDNYSAIGQYVCMENQGCNHSITNTESLEKFILSVRK from the coding sequence ATGAGTACACCATTTATTAGAAACCACCAATATAATTTGATTAAAAGACAAGCGGAATTTGTTCGCAAAACCGTGCAATCCGCCGCGGATCGCAGGGTCTTGGAGACTGTTAGATACAGTGCTGCAACAAACATCATTGATGCATTTACGGATCTGACAGAGGATCAGCAGCAAATGCTGGAGCAAATCTCGTCGCTGGAGACAACAGACGATTTTCAACGGTATATGAAAGCACTAGAACCATACCTGGAGTTGTATCCACCGATTACGTTGAAACAAATTCAGAAGTTATTTCCGAAGAACAAAAAGATGAAAATGCCTGATCTACAATCCATTGATTTTCGATATGTAACGTATCTGAGCTGGGTAGATATTGCAACGAACAAATTATTCGTTGTGTATCCGTTCGAAGGACAGTTTATCGGTATTGAGGGAAGAATAACGCCGACACACAAGAAGGGATACTGCCTATTCTGTAATCGGCATCAAGAGCTTGCATTCTTTACGGTCAAGACCAAGAACGCTTTACCGGATAACTATTCTGCGATTGGTCAATACGTATGCATGGAGAACCAAGGATGTAATCACAGCATTACCAATACAGAATCGCTGGAGAAGTTCATTCTCTCCGTTCGTAAATAA
- a CDS encoding GNAT family N-acetyltransferase, giving the protein MELNNWSEEIHSYNLSNEYSIQKAEPEEWGLYCSVYYNMAYIGFFREEGFNVSRNNSFWIYKGESKIGGVRMAPNSLYHLFFIPPFNDSFEVLKLLKRILVKWSDPTQRIKIYEILPDQVQLFTRAGFWPDEFRCRWMQRPTDHFNVRWDHDFIVKSPEIIENEIGAKQYINEDEIAQCDFDSFVGGFEALRRKQSSLEDFIPNQEIHYTNEDLTQASTLVYDKVTGQLVANCRLCLQDNQAAVYSIGVNPAYRGKGLATRMLQRALTELKDKYTVLRLYVMEGNDAESVYFNLGFVPGVQEIQTMYVPEHE; this is encoded by the coding sequence ATGGAATTAAATAATTGGTCTGAGGAAATTCATTCTTATAATTTATCAAATGAATATTCCATTCAAAAGGCTGAGCCCGAAGAATGGGGACTGTATTGTTCTGTCTATTATAATATGGCCTATATTGGATTTTTCAGAGAAGAAGGTTTTAATGTTTCACGGAATAACTCTTTTTGGATTTATAAAGGAGAATCAAAAATCGGTGGGGTAAGGATGGCACCCAATTCGTTATATCATCTATTCTTTATTCCCCCATTCAATGATTCATTTGAGGTACTAAAGCTTCTTAAAAGAATACTCGTAAAATGGTCTGATCCAACTCAACGTATTAAGATATATGAAATTCTCCCCGATCAAGTACAATTATTTACGAGGGCTGGATTCTGGCCAGATGAGTTCAGATGTCGCTGGATGCAGCGACCGACAGATCATTTCAATGTGCGTTGGGATCATGATTTTATAGTTAAGAGCCCCGAAATTATCGAGAATGAAATTGGTGCTAAGCAATACATTAATGAAGATGAAATCGCTCAGTGTGATTTTGACAGCTTTGTAGGAGGTTTTGAAGCCTTGAGGAGAAAGCAGTCGTCCTTGGAAGACTTTATCCCGAACCAAGAAATCCATTATACCAATGAGGACCTAACTCAAGCTTCTACCCTTGTATATGATAAGGTTACTGGACAGCTCGTAGCCAACTGTCGCCTATGTTTGCAGGATAATCAAGCAGCAGTATATAGCATCGGAGTCAACCCCGCATACAGAGGAAAAGGACTTGCTACACGCATGCTGCAAAGAGCCCTGACTGAACTTAAAGACAAGTATACAGTTCTAAGGTTATATGTTATGGAAGGCAATGATGCCGAATCAGTTTATTTTAATCTTGGATTTGTTCCTGGCGTTCAAGAGATACAAACGATGTATGTACCTGAACATGAGTAG
- a CDS encoding GNAT family N-acetyltransferase, with protein sequence MNNPTVNDELKIVFEDHEEDYHAVCSNLYQYNLRETNGLLKKPGKSINLFLRDKTGKAVGGIFCATYCYTLYIDNFWIDEEYRENGYGKSLIMQAESIAVSEGCKLSHTSTFSYQSPEFYKKMGYEVFGMIDEYPEGIIQYFLKKRL encoded by the coding sequence ATGAATAACCCTACTGTTAACGATGAATTGAAAATTGTATTTGAAGATCATGAGGAGGATTACCATGCTGTCTGTAGTAATCTTTATCAATACAATCTAAGAGAAACAAATGGTCTGTTAAAGAAACCTGGCAAAAGCATCAATTTGTTTCTAAGGGATAAGACAGGCAAAGCAGTTGGTGGGATCTTCTGTGCTACGTATTGCTATACTTTATATATTGATAACTTTTGGATTGATGAAGAATACAGAGAAAATGGGTATGGGAAATCATTAATCATGCAAGCAGAGAGCATTGCTGTTAGTGAGGGCTGCAAACTTTCACATACAAGTACATTTTCTTATCAGTCTCCTGAATTTTACAAGAAGATGGGTTATGAAGTGTTTGGAATGATAGATGAATACCCGGAAGGAATTATTCAGTATTTCTTGAAGAAAAGATTGTAG
- a CDS encoding MBL fold metallo-hydrolase: protein MLNQLSETIYYLSNQNDKERPTLGLVCGDNYSLVVDAGNSVQHARDFLHEIEKLNVPPVKYVVITHAHWDHFLGMNEYGATIIMNSLTSQRMNDWRNYSYDDRSLQEYVDSKKMTSHCMETIQNEIPERDTFQLCPPDIIFEKSLHLDLGNKVCVLGTIRSTHTDDSTIVYIPDEKVIFLGDSAYNTTTNSLYHIKQDKLLPMIKDIQQYDAVHFLLGHESICDVEEMDTYWRELISANNAVKSTSLEEAIERFEAANDRTANDNELFFLQGFVNDQILQSKATD from the coding sequence ATGCTAAATCAATTAAGCGAAACCATCTATTATCTATCTAACCAAAATGATAAAGAAAGACCGACATTGGGGTTAGTTTGCGGTGATAATTACAGCCTTGTCGTTGACGCTGGAAATTCGGTTCAACATGCCAGGGATTTCTTACATGAGATAGAGAAGTTGAACGTTCCGCCCGTTAAATATGTGGTCATCACTCATGCCCATTGGGATCATTTTTTAGGAATGAATGAATATGGTGCTACGATTATTATGAATAGTCTAACTAGCCAAAGGATGAATGATTGGCGGAACTATTCTTATGATGACCGCTCTCTTCAGGAGTATGTGGATTCCAAGAAGATGACTTCACATTGCATGGAAACGATACAAAATGAAATACCAGAGAGAGACACATTTCAGTTATGTCCCCCGGATATCATTTTTGAAAAGTCACTCCATCTGGACTTGGGCAATAAAGTTTGTGTACTTGGAACCATTCGAAGTACGCATACAGATGATTCAACCATTGTATATATTCCGGATGAAAAGGTCATTTTTCTGGGCGACAGTGCTTACAATACAACTACAAATTCGCTATATCATATTAAGCAAGACAAGTTATTGCCTATGATTAAGGACATTCAGCAATATGATGCCGTTCATTTTTTGCTTGGCCATGAGTCGATCTGTGACGTGGAGGAGATGGATACGTATTGGAGAGAGCTCATCTCGGCCAATAATGCTGTGAAATCCACATCCTTAGAGGAAGCAATCGAGCGATTTGAAGCAGCCAACGATCGAACAGCAAATGACAATGAACTTTTCTTCTTACAAGGATTCGTGAATGATCAGATATTACAATCAAAAGCAACGGATTAA
- a CDS encoding DinB family protein: MLYDLKGEANMSPVVGLLYSAVTENSQRLQRITDGMSQEEIDYKGPNNNFNSAAQLIKHITYVDLNWAYRIKGLPLPQNLREQHGPMIDENGRLPMVQGISLNTLMSTYEGVLTMLKDACTQLTDDDLTRIVTFGHENEKQATIRWGIWHIADHSRYHQAHINQLRKWYREAY; the protein is encoded by the coding sequence GTGCTTTATGATTTAAAAGGCGAAGCCAATATGTCTCCTGTTGTTGGGTTGTTATATTCTGCGGTTACAGAAAACAGCCAACGACTCCAACGAATTACAGACGGTATGTCGCAGGAAGAAATAGATTATAAAGGACCTAATAACAACTTCAATAGTGCCGCTCAATTAATAAAACATATCACCTACGTCGATCTGAATTGGGCTTATCGAATAAAGGGACTACCACTTCCTCAAAATTTAAGAGAGCAACATGGCCCTATGATTGATGAAAATGGCAGACTTCCGATGGTTCAAGGAATATCTTTGAATACACTTATGTCGACATATGAAGGTGTCCTAACCATGTTGAAGGACGCGTGTACACAATTAACGGATGATGATCTAACGAGGATTGTCACTTTTGGACATGAGAATGAGAAGCAAGCGACCATACGCTGGGGCATATGGCATATCGCTGACCATAGTCGTTATCATCAAGCCCACATTAATCAACTGCGAAAATGGTATCGTGAAGCCTACTGA
- a CDS encoding amidase family protein produces MGNLSELSHVNVEENTIFEIQAALEKGELCSRDLVLYYLYRIAQYDQNGPKINSVLEINPDAIFIAEALDAERKSVGPRGLLHGIPVLLKDNIETNDRMHTTAGALALETHISSKDSFLVSKLREAGAIILGKTNMTEWANGMSSDMWAGYSARGGQVLNPYGDFFPGGSSTGSAAAVAANFTMVSVGTETSGSILSPSIQNSIVGIKPTVGLISRGGIIPFSHSQDTAGPMARTVTDAAILLGILSGKDEDDPATWKNPYSKIDYTTCLDLNGLKNANIGIFRKAPLTRYRDNEEYDEVLFENAVIQIKEAGANIIEDIDIPSFDRKWEWNKLNNEFKYNVEHYLQSLPSHLPVHTLSELIEWNKQNAERALKYGQNLLEYREQLNNPLNNSNYILELITDLYHSQNNGIDYAVHKFGLDAIVFPSYVGADLCARAGYPSIAVPAGYKESGRPFGITFAGKAFSESVLIRIAFAFEQLTAHRKKPNL; encoded by the coding sequence ATGGGGAATTTATCTGAACTGAGCCATGTTAATGTTGAAGAAAACACGATTTTTGAAATACAGGCTGCCCTGGAAAAGGGAGAGCTTTGCTCAAGAGACCTGGTTCTGTATTACTTATATCGTATTGCACAATATGACCAAAATGGGCCAAAGATCAATTCCGTGCTGGAAATCAACCCGGATGCGATTTTTATTGCAGAGGCCTTGGATGCTGAAAGGAAATCAGTGGGACCCAGAGGACTTCTACACGGGATTCCGGTTCTGTTGAAAGATAACATAGAAACCAACGACAGAATGCATACAACTGCTGGAGCACTGGCTTTGGAAACCCATATTAGTTCTAAGGATTCTTTTCTTGTTAGCAAACTGAGGGAAGCTGGGGCAATTATACTTGGGAAAACTAATATGACAGAATGGGCAAATGGCATGTCTTCGGATATGTGGGCAGGATACAGCGCTAGAGGTGGACAAGTTTTGAATCCTTATGGCGATTTTTTCCCAGGGGGTTCAAGCACGGGTTCTGCTGCTGCAGTTGCAGCTAACTTTACGATGGTCTCCGTAGGAACGGAAACATCTGGTTCCATATTAAGTCCATCCATTCAGAACTCTATTGTTGGTATCAAGCCAACTGTGGGTTTAATAAGTCGTGGTGGAATAATACCGTTCTCACACTCGCAAGATACTGCTGGTCCAATGGCGAGGACTGTAACAGATGCAGCAATTCTACTAGGGATACTTTCAGGAAAAGACGAGGATGACCCGGCTACCTGGAAAAATCCATATTCTAAAATAGACTATACAACATGTTTAGACCTTAATGGGTTGAAAAATGCAAACATAGGCATCTTCAGAAAAGCCCCCCTTACACGATATCGTGATAACGAAGAATATGATGAAGTTCTATTTGAGAACGCTGTAATCCAGATCAAAGAAGCTGGGGCTAATATTATTGAAGATATAGACATCCCATCGTTTGACCGGAAGTGGGAGTGGAACAAGTTGAATAATGAATTTAAGTATAACGTTGAACATTATCTGCAGAGTCTTCCATCGCATTTACCTGTGCATACCCTCAGTGAATTAATCGAATGGAACAAGCAAAATGCAGAACGGGCTTTAAAATATGGGCAAAACCTTCTCGAATATAGAGAACAGTTGAATAATCCATTGAATAATTCGAATTACATTTTAGAGTTAATAACGGATCTATATCATTCGCAAAATAACGGCATAGATTATGCTGTACATAAGTTTGGACTGGACGCCATTGTTTTCCCTTCTTATGTTGGTGCTGATCTTTGTGCAAGAGCCGGGTATCCATCGATCGCTGTACCTGCGGGATATAAGGAAAGTGGTAGGCCATTTGGAATCACATTTGCAGGTAAAGCCTTTAGTGAATCAGTGTTGATTCGTATTGCATTTGCCTTTGAACAGCTAACAGCTCATAGAAAAAAGCCGAACTTATAA